AAGTCACTCAAATCATATGGTTGATTGAACTTGCCAATAatagtttgatattttaattttttttttctatgtactTTTACCAAAATTTATATAGCAAATGAGACAAATTtctagataataaaaaaatatatctaactttctagaaaaatgaaataatatataatattattataatttggaatttttatttaaaaattttaaaatatataaaatgaatattatgaCATAaggtaatataaattataaacattataaaaaacattatattgAGTTCGAGTTAACTTAGTTATTTGAACCTTGACTCGAATCTAATGCAAAATTAAGttgtaaaaaatgaatttaactATTAAACATGATTGGAAAGCCACACCAAAAATTGGGTTTGATTGGAATTAGGGCAGATTAAGCAACACAAATTCACCCTTAATTAggagaaaaaatatgaaaatttggaTTGAGAATCTCTTTTCATTAATTGGATGATATATGAAACATTTCAAGGGGGAGacaattgggattttgaaaaatatacatttcttttatttttattttttaaatatgatagttccaaaattattttttaagtccATCATTTTCTAAGGCAccaataaaaagttattttttggacaaacaactttaatttaaatattaaagttatctttttaaaaaaaaagttcaaaaatttAACTGACATTATCTTTTCATGTGATAGACGCTTAAACtttcatatttcaaaaaataatttctaaaattattgtatttttgtcaaaatcctTGGGACAGTTTTGGTTTTAGGCCCCACAATGTGGTTTGGAGGATCCATACCCAAGCCCACTCAAAGGTACTTGATTTTGTATGGGTCGAATTAGcaattaatgataaaaatattggaaaaatatgaaaatacgGGTAATTGAATCCACACATCCATCCATTGGATGGACCTTAATGATATTTGGAACTATTGGTAAAAGAATTATCcataaatgaatgatttttcatGATAGATTACCAAATTTGATCGttgtctgattttttttttttccaaattagaCTTATTCATTAGTACATTTTGTTCACGTTTGTCATATTACAACATAGGTAATATATGTCTCacattgaaaaggaaaaaaaaaagtttataacgCTATACATATATAAACTTTTCATAATCTTGtaaacctattttaaaaattgtaaaagttttttgaatttaaaatagataatatttatacgATTACACGTaaatcattataaatgatatcagATTTATCAGGGAGAGAAAAGGGGACTGCGGTAACAACTTGAGacatgacaaatatatatatatatatatatatatatatatatatatatataaatggtaGTATGGTAGGGAGTGGACCCTTAGTCTATGGGTGTTACACCTCCTTCCACTTCTATCATCAGGAACATCTCATCTCCATTTTCCATATAAAATAAGACTATCAACAATGACTGCTGGTGAGTAAAATAAGACAATCGACACTGACCGCTGGTGGAGGCATTAATAATTAAAGACTTAAAAACCCAATAAGTGGAACCTTTTCTGTTCTTAAGTGAAGGCAGAGTTGATGCCCTAAAGGTGTTTCGTTGTAGGGAAAAAGCACTCTCAAGTGCCACCACTGTTGATCTTCTGTTTCATTTTTCATTCCTACCCTCAGGCATCACCTGTCCCAGTTACACTCCTCTTCGAAAAGAAGTTACTGAACTTAATCTAAGGCCATAATTGGTGTTCAACTAGGAAGGTCCAACAAACTTTCTCATCAATTACTGTAGTAGTGGCGCTTTCACTTGTAGGTGGTGAAGTGATCATGAACCCTTTGGGCATGATCATCTCTCCAACTAAGGGCCCGCGAAAAATTTGAACCACATGTAAATTCCAATTAAAAACCATGGAATCTGACGTGGGTCTtcctaaaaatctaaaaaatctaCAGTACTACCTTCTTTTCTATTTCTCGTGGAACCTGCAGAAACTCCCACTATTTTGAACATCGACTCTCCCATGTACCAAAGGTCAGCTCTGTAAGGTCATATAACCTTTGTATGAACTCAACTCAAAATCTGCATGCAAACTGCTTTTCGGTGTGGTGGCTAGACTTCTTCATTGTCAAGTATATATCCATGTCTAGTTGGTAATTAATGGAGGCCAAGTAGGTTCCCACTTGGAAGTCCcgtaacactttttttttttttttttctcatttgggTAACCATAATTTGACTCCCATTAATAATTTtgttacattttctttttcctctacAGGAGGGCTTGTGTGGAATAGCACGCAGCTCAGAAAGAGGTTGACTTTGATTAGTACTGAGGGACTGTTAAGATAAACAGAATCCGCCCTGTGGAGAAAGGAAACAAACTTTTGATCAAAGAATATAAATCGAACGACCCATTGGGAATAAAGAACTGTTTTTCCTGGATttgattttcattgaaaaatgattCGAGTCTGGTTTGTTTCCATTACCAATGATCTTATAGTGGAGGGGCCTGATCATCCTCCAATTTTGAACAAAAAGCGTTTTCCTACAGGGTTTTTCTTCAGAAATGAATGCGTCTTCTGAGAACTCTCCTGGAAACTAAGGATGATAATGGCCTGCAGCACATCCTCCGCACTCAGTAAAATTTTCTCCTTTTCCTCTATTCTTTGGGCCTCCTCCCCACTAGTTTATACAAACAAGTAATGATTGAGGCTGCTGAAATAATCAGAAAAGGTGCCTATAATTAATTTCACTCCACACAGGCGATTGCGTTTCAAACTTGCAAAGAACACGTTTTGATGTGTTACACACCACCAAATTTTATGACGTAGTTGGTAGCCACCCTCCATGAGTCTTGACCAACTGAGGGAGGTCTTATTTGATAGCTAGTTAGTGAAGACAAACGGACTCTTATTTGAACACTTCTAATTTTGTTTGGCTGGGAGAAAAAGGCCACATTGCAAAAGCCAATACCTTCACGTTATATGATGATCATCCTCTCTTTCTAGTAGTGGGTATAAAACATAACAATTATTTCCACCCCTTTTTTCaattgattctaccctttttccaaaatgtcataaatcaatcaaatcaatccATGTTCATAGGATCATCCTTTACCCAATCTGGCGAAGACGCGTCATGTTCTAGGGTGTTAgccattttttatgaaatgattTCTGTGTAGATTAGCAAAAAAAGGCTAGTGTCTGGTTCTGTCACCCCCAAAAAGCTGAAGAATTTGTTCCTCCTATTTCTTTGGTAATTGCAAAAGTTTCTCGCTATAATAAATTATCCGGAGCTTGTAAAAACTAAGTGGCATGCATCCGGACTTGCCAAAGTTCTCATGCCCCACAATTGGATTCTTCCTATTTCTTTAACTAGGCAGGCAATCTAACCAAAACATTAAACTATgcttacatttttaatttaagaattaaTCATGGAATCATGGAGAGGATAGTCTTCAATGTCCTTTTCCAAATCTTATAAAGTTTGATATGCTCACACTCAAAACCCTTAAAATAACTCCTCAAATGTGATGAATTTGATCgagttttttagaatttttgagaAGTGGTATAATGGTTCGGTACCAAAATATAAAGTGAtgttaaatcaaattatataattaatctaATAAAAGCGAGCTAGCTAAGAGTAAGAAATTATCATGATTCGATAAacgtgaattttttttttcattgctttTGATTTGAACTTATAGTTAAATGCAACTTTCAATTATTCTTCATCTCACTTtcttaattaaatcaaaatcttaatatCTTCCCTGTTTCTTCAAAACTTTTATTGATTCTCCTCCATCTCTTTCACCCTTAAAATTAAACTTCTTTGTTtacttttttactttcaaaGCGGCCCTTGGAATTTATCCGGGACCTCTTGTTTTGGACAATGCTTCTAGGAAAGTATAAGGATTAGGTGACAATGATTGAGATTATGAATTAACATTTGGATATATTTCCAAGCTTTTCCTTTTTGTGATGATCGTACATATCTTCTCAAgtgattttgtatttgatgataTGTCGTCCATAATTTGTTGGAgcaattttagaaatttattgTTGGTCttatcctttttatatattttgatgaCTAGATGAAttgaaaaaactaaattttacgATCCTAGTGATCAAAGATTGAGTTGGCAATacaaattaagaaatatttttaatttttaattattgacaAATGAGTCGAATGACTCAAATCATGCTGTAAAACACAAAAGGATAACAATCTTCTGTTGCAAATTTACGGCATTTGCCATCCTGAACATATATAAATAGTGGTATACTACGTCAAGAACAACATAGGAGTCAGGAGACAACTCGCATGGCGCCCTCTACAGAATCGGTCGTCCATGTGAATTTCTCCAACCCCAGAAGCTTTGCCAACAAGTTCAGGTCCCACCTCAAGGAGACCTTCTTCCCCGATGATCCCTTCCGGCAGTTCAGAAACGAACCGCCGCTGCGGCGCACGAAGAAAGCTTTACAATACTTTGTTCCCATCTTTGAATGGCTGCCCAAATACACTTTCAGCATGTTCAAGTATGACGTCCTCGCCGGAATCACCATTGCCAGCCTCGCCATCCCGCAGGGCATCAGCTACGCTAAACTCGCTGAAATCCCTCCCATTATAGGCCTCTGTAAGCACACCTTAAccgtttttttttataaaaaaaaaagataaatattgaGGTTTAGATTGATTCATTCTCGTGACGCAGATTCGAGTTTTGTTCCACCGTTGGTTTATGCTGTTTTTGGGAGCTCCAGGAGTATGGCAGTGGGAACAGTGGCGGCGGTGTCGTTGCTTATAGCCTCTACCATCGGAGATGTGGTGTCTCCGACGGATGATCCGACATTGTTTCTGCATTTAGTTTTCACAGCCACCTTCATCACAGGGATCTTTCAGACAGCCTTGGGTCTTTTACGGTAAGATGATATGAATaaggaaaatatcataataaatgttttttttcatagaacatttatttttcaaaatattttttatattactcaGATAGATTAGTTGTTGAAAATGGtaagttctttatttttcaaaatattttttatttagtataattcatttaaagaagaaaaaataaataaataaaccctgAATCTCCCGGGCTTGAGTCTTAAGTTGAgccaaattattttttgattagTATATTCCATAATAAATGTGCTTTTCCTCTAAAGCTAAATACGTAGAAGCCCTTTTTTGTAAAGTGTTTGGACATAACGTGAGTTAACATGGATGGTGTACAAAGTTGCACCTTGCGGGGGTGGCCTATGGTGCTTTTAGGCGACAGTTTTTGTCTATTATTTGCGGCAATGatgttaatttttctttactatcGGAAAATTCTAAGTATTAAATGGATATGGTCTAGAGGAAACCTCCCCACAAACCAAGTTctgataaaatttaagtttgCGGGATTTGGATTCAATATACGTATCATACtttttaacaataattaataatataattgatGGTATTGATGATGCAGACTCGGGATTTTGGTGGATTTCTTATCGCATTCCACTATCACCGGCTTCATGGGAGGGACCGCAACCATCATCTGTCTGCAACAGCTCAAGGGTTTTCTTGGATTGAGCCATTTCACTACTAAAACTGATGTTGTCTCAGTTGTGAGGGCAATCTTCAGCCATAGGAATGAGGTTTTAACTCCATACACATTCTCAACCATAtgattaaaattcaaataatgcaGAGCTTAACAAAGAATTATCTTGTTTGACCCCTTTCTACAGTGGAGATGGGAAAGTGCAGTTATGGGAGTCTGCTTCCTTCTCTTCCTCCTCTTCACTGTGCAGCTGGTAAGCTCTCtgttttccttttatcttcctctgtttttttatttattttttcttgctagtgaaatttgattttatttgaaaatgaactTTCAGAGAAAGAGACTGCCGCGGCTGTTTTGGGTGTCAGCAGTGGCTCCAATCGTGACGGTGTTAATTGGCTGCATTATTGCTTACTTCCTTCGCGGCCATGATGCAATCCAAACAGTAAGTCTTCTCTCTTTCTACCTAAAAAGGAGGTTCCATGCATAATCTTTTGTGAAGAATCTGTTAAAGATTTGTGCGATCAATTAAAAGTCTTctttataaaattcaattggTTCTAATACAAAGAAATGAATCTAAATTCGAACTAATCAAGTTACATATTCCCGAGCTTGAACCAACCTATTTGATGCCTTATGTCACAACCTGATCAAAGCACGTTGGCTTAGGCAACACCTAAGTCTGTGACACTAAGCTGCTTTCTTTTGtccctttttcttatttttgtgattattattgataataCAAATTTATTGCAGGTTGGTCACTTAAAGAAAGGATTAAATCCTCTTTCCATCGGATATTTGAATTTCAACCCTAAGTATCTAACAGCAGTTGTAAAAGCTGGGATCATCACAGCCATCTTAGGACTAGCGGTAAGAACATGACTAACATCTACCATCTACATattcattcttctcttttcaGCAATATTTTATACGCAGTCCCTTTAATTTCATGATCAAATTGTTGTTGCAGGAAGGGATAGCAATAGGGAGGAGCTTTGCGATAATGAAAAACGAGCAAACTGATGGAAACAAAGAGATGATAGCTTTTGGGCTGATGAACATTGTTGGGTCTTTTACTTCTTGCTATTTGACTACAGGCCCATTTTCAAAATCTGCAGTGAACTTCAATGCTGGGTGTAGGTCAGCAATGTCCAATGTGGTGATGGCATTCTGTATGATGCTGACTCTCCTCTTCTTGGCTCCTGTCTTTAGTTACACTCCTCTGGTAGCTCTCTCTGCCATTATCACCTCAGCCATGCTTGGACTCATCAAGTACGATGAGGCCTATCATCTCTTCAAGGTCGACAAGTTTGATTTCTGTATCTGCATGGCTGCGTTTTTGGGAGTTACCTTCGTTACAATGGATGTAGGCCTCATGCTCTCGGTGAGTTCTTtctttaaaaaactgtttttcagaactactttcaaaaacactttcttCCTCGATTCTTCGGGTTTCGATAGCAAGTCTCATTCCAACTCCATGTGAAACGTTATTATATTGCAGGTAGGGCTTTCAATTGTGAGAGCACTTCTATATGTGGCCAGGCCTGCCACAGTCAAGCTTGGAAACATACCAAACTCCACGCTCTACCGTGACGTAGAGCAGTATCCGGCTGCAACGTCGTTCCCAGGCGTCCTAGTCCTGCAACTGGGCTCCCCGATTCACTTTGCCAACTCCACTTACATCAGAGAACGGTACTTGTAGACAACAATTTTTTAGCACTATTAGCTGACAAATTAACAAATTAGTGACCATTAATGTTAATTTCATCGATCGTTCCTGTTGAAATCGATGGGAGCAGGATTTTGAGGTGGATTAACGAGGAAGAGGACGTTTCAAGTCCCAAAGGGACCAATGTCGAGCATGTGCTGCTAGATTTGGGAGGTAAGGTTGCTCTAATCCAAGAATTCGTGTATTGTAATCCTTTACCATGTCACATTGATATATGGAATGAAGATCATGGTACATGCAGTAAAACTTCACAATAACAATCTAACCAACGTTTGATAACTGATTTCAAttgtagtttttgtttttacaaaAGAGAAATAtgattctaaaaattaatttttaagtgttgtttgcataatatgattttttatggaaacatattttaattatttttttatttctaacaaaaacaaagaatctGTTTGataagtgttttcaaaaacaattatctattctttaaaaaagaaaatgttttcaaatagaATATCTCTATGTTGTTTTTGCTTATTttgaactattttaaaaaataactatataaataCGAAGAATGATTAACAATAAagaatataaaagttatttttaaaacataattaaaaacatttgaatttcttaaacaaatattttttttataaaatattatgaaacagttttcaaaagtatttttaaaaaaaatccatttttaagaactgttttaaaaaataattaattatctaaCAAGACtttaaaaacattcaaaattcttaaacataattttggtttcaaaaaagATTATAGCACCATTTTTTAAAGCTGTTCTAAAAATTGCTTTGCctagtaattttatttattggctTTTCGGTGGCTGATACAAAATACATTTGGCTCCACAGGAGTTACCTCCATAGACATGACAGGCATAGAAACCCTGGTTGAAGTCCTAAGAAACATGCAAGCAAAAGGAATCAAGGTAATTAACCCCCAACTCTTCACTCCATTTCTCCAAAGAGTTAATGTAAGGAGTCTAATGTATGTGTCTTTGGTCATCACCTTTGCAGATGGGTTTAGTAAACCCCAGAACTGAGGTATTGGAGAAGTTGATGGTGGCGAAATTCATAGACATCATAGGTCAGGAAgccatcttcctatcaattGATGAAGCTATCAGAGCATCCCAATTTTCACTCAATGTATGGACACAAAAAGATGGCGTGGACAAAGATCATGTTCCTGACACAAAAGGACTGCTTTGAGGCGGCGCCTGTAATTTGTTTTTGGAACATAGGATCGAGTATATTACGAGGAATAAGCCTACTTCTAAACGAATGGTCAGACCATCAAAAATTTGTATAGTACTTTGATTCTGTCAATGTCTCCTTTTATCCGGTGTTAAATAGACTTCAAATATttcatcaacattttttttttgttttctaagttCAGCCCCATTTTTTggataatttataatataaaggtataaaaaatacaaaataatttttacaagataaaattaataagaatataatattatataaagaaTAAGAATATATAATCGGGACGAGGAGTCGAGTCCCAATCCCCGGATTgtattcttaaatttttctcATTCTCAACTCTTAACTCTgattattatttgaaatatttggttaaaatggATTAAATAATCCTCAAAATCGAAAATCTaatctttttcatgttttttctgaaaatataattaatttttgacataaatataattttctattttaagtatttacgtgtaggttttaaaaaaaaaaattatttttacaagaaaataatgaggatatttttgttcaaataatatcaaaaaagGGTGAAatgataaatttcaaaaattaggttttaaaaggtctttttaatcaaataacctttATTATTTCCCATCTTTGTCCCATAACGGGCGGATCCCTGCGCAACCTGTCCGAGTGGTCCTTTAAATGGGCTGATCCTGGGCCAGGTTTCAGTCAGAGTTGTGGGCTGGTTAAAGATTTGGAGGATTTCGTAAGAGCCAAATTTTTCCTCTTGAACGGTGACCTAAGGACAAAATTTCGATTTTGACCTGATACTCTGATAGTTTGTATGACCCACAACCCGACCCAACCCAGAAGTACTGGATTTGAAAGGTCCCTATATCCGAACTAGCTTGCAATATAAACCAAGGGCGAAAGGCAATTAATTATCTATGGGAACTTATAACATTTCTATACATTTATAAATCATAATTTAACCATctctaattttatattattttcataagcATCTTTTTCTATTTTGCTTTCTCTGACGTTAAGATGTGTGACTTTCAAAGCCCTCGGCATACGTTAACCCTTAATCTTGCTTTCACATCGACGAAGGATAAAAACAAGTTTGAt
Above is a window of Vitis vinifera cultivar Pinot Noir 40024 chromosome 11, ASM3070453v1 DNA encoding:
- the LOC100257654 gene encoding probable sulfate transporter 3.5; translation: MAPSTESVVHVNFSNPRSFANKFRSHLKETFFPDDPFRQFRNEPPLRRTKKALQYFVPIFEWLPKYTFSMFKYDVLAGITIASLAIPQGISYAKLAEIPPIIGLYSSFVPPLVYAVFGSSRSMAVGTVAAVSLLIASTIGDVVSPTDDPTLFLHLVFTATFITGIFQTALGLLRLGILVDFLSHSTITGFMGGTATIICLQQLKGFLGLSHFTTKTDVVSVVRAIFSHRNEWRWESAVMGVCFLLFLLFTVQLRKRLPRLFWVSAVAPIVTVLIGCIIAYFLRGHDAIQTVGHLKKGLNPLSIGYLNFNPKYLTAVVKAGIITAILGLAEGIAIGRSFAIMKNEQTDGNKEMIAFGLMNIVGSFTSCYLTTGPFSKSAVNFNAGCRSAMSNVVMAFCMMLTLLFLAPVFSYTPLVALSAIITSAMLGLIKYDEAYHLFKVDKFDFCICMAAFLGVTFVTMDVGLMLSVGLSIVRALLYVARPATVKLGNIPNSTLYRDVEQYPAATSFPGVLVLQLGSPIHFANSTYIRERILRWINEEEDVSSPKGTNVEHVLLDLGGVTSIDMTGIETLVEVLRNMQAKGIKMGLVNPRTEVLEKLMVAKFIDIIGQEAIFLSIDEAIRASQFSLNVWTQKDGVDKDHVPDTKGLL